CACAGAGGAGGCAGTGTGCTCAAGAATACCTCCACCTGAGGATGGAGTCTTCCTTCCCACGGTTTCCTGGCCCCATCGCCCCTCTGAGGCCCAGACAGGCTTGTTCGAGCTGGGTTTCCAGCCCATCCCAGCCCCCTTTCCAGCCACATGGAGAGAGCAgagtctgaagtcagaggacctgcattcaaatattGTAGCTCATCCTCTTGGGGGGACCCCTGATGACAGTGAGATTCCAGGCTGTGGCTTCCCTGGGGGCCTGGTGGGGTAGGGGAGTGACTCACGTGGGATCGGATCTTCAGGGCAGGTCCCAACTTCAGCCCCATGTTAGTCAGCAGATGCTCTTCAGTCAGCAGGGGTAACGTCTCTCCATCTATGGCCTGTTCTCTGAATACCTGGAATGAAGGATGCGGGGGGGAGGGTGGTCAGCTGATGGGAGGCCAccctatttctctccctcccccacactgCATGTATACAAATTGGCTTCTCCAAGTGGGGGGCCTCATGGTGGGACAGTGGTCTCCAGGGGAGGCTGCTGCCGGAtgcactcccccccccatccaccTCAGTTCTTGGGATAGTTCCCACCTCCAGCCCTCTCTACTCCAGTCCCTGGGACAACCCAGGGGTTTCCGGAGGGAGTTGACGAGGGGAGCCAGGAAAGCAAAGAAATTGGTGCAACTCCCAGCAGAAAAtgaaattccccccccccccatctccaatAGAAGACAAATTCCCTTTGTGCAGCTGGCCAAGCCAGGCTGGTTGATGTGTGCAGCCCCTGGGGCCAGGCTGCCCTTCCCCCACGTCCTACCCTCAGACACTGGAGGAGAAACCTGCTCCACATTGGGGCCCTGGTGGGGAGGGGATTGTGTGGTTTTGTGTCCCACACACATGTAGGTGTGCCTGCCAATGTACACAAAGGCCACGGGCTAGTGGGGGCCCATCCCACCTCAGACCTGAACAGAGGCCAAGGATTTGACAGCAGAGCTGCCCCGGGCCTGGGGGCCATCTGTGAGGGGGTTGGGGAGGACCAGGGACAGGAGGAAATAGCTATTGTCTGAGTGTCTGTGACTGCAGAATCCATGGTGACATGACCCCCGCCCCCCCACTCCACACCAGGCCCCCTCCTGTACCGGAGCATACTCTCCACAGCCAGCCAGGCCACCCACGAAAGTGCACACGTCATCCACTGTCCACTTGCTGACGTCTTCGGGGCCCACAGACTCCTCCCCACTGTCCAAGAACAGTCCCCCCATGGTGCCTGCACAAGGAAGAGGGGCAGGGGGGTGTCACTGGAGACTCCTTGGTCTGgcttgctcccctccccccaggaagTGAATGAGAACCCTTGACAGCAAAGGGGAAGGTCTGGGTCACCCTAATGtgtgtccctcccctccccccgtgACAGTGCCCAGCTCTGAGCCCTGGCCCATCTCTTTTGTAGGCCAGCCAGTCTGTCCATCTCCCTGGCTCTCCAGTCTCTCTGGGGGggctctgggtcttggtttctaaggtcccccccttcctcccaccctggCAGAGTGCCAGGGACTCAGCACTAACATTCTGTGGGTCCTTAGTCAATGCAGGGGCTTTGCCTCTGACTCCTTGGAAGCTCTCACCCAGTTGGGGAGGTGGTGGTGTTTAAAGCAGTTTCTTCCCACTGAAGGCCACACAGGGACTAGATTCTCAGCACCCCCCCCCTTTTACCAGCCCCCTTGGGTACACCCGACTACAgtaaggggaagaaagaaaggaggaagtggctttggaggcagaggaaggaggaatgaagACACCTACCTGTGTGAAAGTAGGGGCTCACAGTGTAGGGGAGGCTCAGAGGCAGAGGGGGTGGCAATGGGGCACCCAGGAGGGGCCCCTTCCCCTCTGCCCTGCCTCCCAGGCCATGTCCTGGAGACTCGCCACTAGGCCCGCTGGCTGTGTCCTTGGAACCATCACAGGTGCGGCTGGCACCCCCAGCCTCACCCCGGGGAGCTTCGGCCTCCTCACTGTCTGACTCCTTGGAGTCATCCTCTGGGCTGTCCTGGGCCCGGGCCCCTGGGCCACTGGCTTCCTTGGCCTCTCCTGGCCTTCCGACCCCCTTTCGGGCAGCAGGGCGCTGTCGGGCCTGCTCTCTGGGGGGTGTTGGGGGGCCCGGGCCTGGGCAGGGGGCTCCGTGTGGGGGCAGGGCCAAGAGTGGTGCTGAGCTGTGCCTCAGCACCAGCATGGCACTCCGCCTGCGCTGTAGGTCCTCATGTAGagaggaggggggcagggagtggcTGTCAGGGCCCTCATGGGTGCGAAGAGCAGGGTGTTCCTGGGGCAGTCCCAGTGGGTCCCCGGTCAGAAGCCTTGGTCTGTGTAGGCTCTCGAGCTCTTTTTGCCTGAGTAGCTCTGCTGACATCTCCAgcctgggggaggaagggaggggtggTCAGTACATCCCTGCTTCAGCAGGCTTGAGTaccaacctccccctccccaaaccaaaTGGAACTGGGTAGGCCACGAGTCCTAAAAGGTCACTGGGGTTGGTGGCTATCTGCAAGGCTATTTATCCAGTGCCTCAGAGTAGCTGGGCCCACCTGCCAGCTCTAGGTCCCCTTCTCAGCGGCAGGGAGGGGGATATTGGGGGTCACCCTCACCTGGCCAAGCTCTGTTTTCGGAGGATTTCCTGTTGTCTGGCAAACATCTCAGCCTGAGCTGGCTGAAGGAAGCCATATCCTGGCCAGTGGAGAGGGCAGACAGATATGGCTGGTCAATCCAGGGCCAGACCCCACACCTTACCCCCGCTCCTCCGATGCCCACAAACCACCAAGCTGCAGCCCAGGTTTTGAGCTAACACACCCAAAGGGGCCTCATTTCCCAGAGCTAAACCTAGATAGATATGCATCAGCGCACACACAAAATCACATGCCCGAATAccgcccctcttcccctcctcacctGGGGTCTGGCACAGAGCTGAAGGCACACCCAGGAAGGGGGGTCTGAGGTGGGGGCCCAGGGCGATGTGGGGGGCATTCTGGGGCGACAGCAGTGATGGATGGGTCAGGTCCCTGAGGGAAGGAGAAGCAGGCTGAGTGGGAGCACCCAGGAGGCCAGCTCAGTCAACCCAAGATCTTCCCAGGTCCCCCCAACTAACGTGGGGGAGGGTTGAGAAGCAGATGCTCCTGGGCAGCTCAAGAGGAAGTCTGTAGGGAGTTGGGGTACTCACACTGCGGTGGGGGGGAACTCTGTCtgctaaggggggggggggcttgtTCACATCCATTTCCCAGAATCTCCCTTGGCCCCCGCGGCCCCCCTGCCCAGGCACTAATTGCGCCTCCGCCGCTGGgcgggcagggggagggggagcggtCGATACTCGGCTCGTTAAAGCCTCCATCAGGCCCTGCCCCCGCCCCCGGCGGCGCCAATTAATCTCGGGCGGCGGCGCGGAGGCGCTGACCTTGGCGGGCGCCGGGCCGGGCTGCGGCGGTGGTAATTACCCCGCTGCGCAGCGAGGGCAGCCCGAGGCCCCGGGGCACCCCTCACCACTACCCACCCCTAACCCTTCGCAGCCTGCTGCGGGACCACCTCGGCTCAACCCCCTCCCCGCCTAACGcgagcagtgggggaggggggcagcgaGGTGAGTGGGAGGGGATCTTCCTTCGAgattccctccccaagacggggCCTGCCCTCATTCTAAAGAGAGCAAAGCGGCAGGTTGGGTGTTTGGAGGGCGTTGAGTGCCTAACCTGGGCTGCGTTTGGCAGTACCTCTATTAAGTCTCTCTGAGTCTGTGTCCCCATCCTCAGCGACACAGAACAAGAGATCCCCTTGTCCACAGTGCCCACCCTCGGGTGCCAGTCCTCAGCCCTTCACCTCCCCGGAGTCTGCACTCCCGGATCTGCCCAGAGAGCTAGCTTCACGTCGGATCTCTCCCACCCCTTTATGTCCCCAGAAGCCGACCCCCATGCCCCTTACCTATCTGAGAAGTGCCCTGTGACAGCTGTCTCCCTGTGGGGGGGAAGACCCTGCTTCCGGCGCTGCCCAGTCCCCCCTCCAGTCCCCCCTCCAACTCCAGCACCCGCAGAACTGCTGGAGGATGAGGGGAGATGGGGCTCCAAGGCCCCAGGGCTCCTCACGGCAGCTGCAGCTGCAACCTCCTGCCTGAGCCTCAAGAGatctggggagaaagagagggagacccCATGAACAGGCAGCAGAAAAACTCTGTAGCCATCCCGGGGAGTTGAGAGCTCCAGCTCAGTAACTTGACATTGGGGCCAAAAAAGCAGCCTCACCAACCAGAAGACAGGGcatacctcccccctccccgcagGCTGGGTGTCTTAAGGACCAGAACTGGCAGGGTGAACACTGGGCAAAGCTGGGGAATGTTGAGAAGAGACACCTGGAGTCCAGCCAGAGAACCCAGAGGGCAGAGGGGACATAGGGCACCAAGCCAAGAGTGTCCATGGAGCAGCCTGGAGGGGGAAGATGGACAAGGGGATGGGGAGCAGCAGAAACAAGAGCCCAGGGCAAACAGGATGGGGGCCGCCCTGGGGAGGAGCCAGAAACAGTCTGACAGTCCCACCCCCGCCTTTCACTCTTAGGGGGTTTGGGGCTCCCCTGAGCAAGAAGGCAGGAAAGCCCTTCCCACCCacgatggaaaaaaaagaaaacttcagaaCTGCAACCTGAAAGCAGGATAGGGAACCCCCCCAATCACCCCCACACTTCCTGGGTGGCAGTCTGGGTCCGAGGACCCCCAGGGACACCCACACAGACTGGGGAACACAGAAACAGCCTGCCTCCAGAAAAACACATACAGGGACTGGTGGCCCaaggagacagggacagagagaaaccCTTCCcccatacatgcatacatacactgAAGGGGAATGGGGGGTCACGGAAAGAAGGACcagactcccccctccccattctccttGTGACCAGCCAGGCCAGGAGCCGCTGGGTTGGCCCAGGCTGGGGGATGAGGGAAGCTGGGCAGCCCCCGCCTGCCGGCCCCTGGCCCTGGTCC
This Trichosurus vulpecula isolate mTriVul1 chromosome 2, mTriVul1.pri, whole genome shotgun sequence DNA region includes the following protein-coding sequences:
- the SAMD11 gene encoding sterile alpha motif domain-containing protein 11 isoform X3 translates to MSKGILQVHPPICDCPGCRISSPVNRGRLAEKRTIPLPPTRIPKKELSSIFSASDGDSDGSSPAHGHRPDVKQEEDVHISIMKRRVHTHWDLNISFRETSCSRDSDLSTIISNLHQSRHLVMPERQSRCEFQRSSVEIGLGPADDLLGKRRGCSPSSGGSDRPSEKKPRSESPKEPSPSPLREEPAPQMTPEEHYRRMMSALSEPGAFEEQQRLYQLASTVGLPSHSDLLRLRQEVAAAAAVRSPGALEPHLPSSSSSSAGAGVGGGTGGGTGQRRKQGLPPHRETAVTGHFSDRDLTHPSLLSPQNAPHIALGPHLRPPFLGVPSALCQTPGYGFLQPAQAEMFARQQEILRKQSLARLEMSAELLRQKELESLHRPRLLTGDPLGLPQEHPALRTHEGPDSHSLPPSSLHEDLQRRRSAMLVLRHSSAPLLALPPHGAPCPGPGPPTPPREQARQRPAARKGVGRPGEAKEASGPGARAQDSPEDDSKESDSEEAEAPRGEAGGASRTCDGSKDTASGPSGESPGHGLGGRAEGKGPLLGAPLPPPLPLSLPYTVSPYFHTGTMGGLFLDSGEESVGPEDVSKWTVDDVCTFVGGLAGCGEYAPVFREQAIDGETLPLLTEEHLLTNMGLKLGPALKIRSHVAKRVGRLFYMASFPVALPLQAPGLRGTTDRELPGELQPSSPANTASPFGGSFSASRGSPKQENGTPSLLVGMGDVPKPPS